The DNA segment GGATCGACAAGACGCCTCCCGACGAATTGATGAAGTCCATCGGCAAGCTGCTCGATACGGCCAAAGACAGCGGGGCGGCGGTGGGACCGTCGGACGAGGAAGTGGCCATGGCTTCTCGTTACGGCCGCACGACGACCAGTACGATGGTCCGCTTCGTGGTCAGCGCCGCCGAGGCAACGCGCGAACAGGCCTATCAAAAGGCCGTGGACGACGCGCGCCAGCGTGCCGAACGACTGGCCAAGCTCCATTCCTCGAAGCTTGGTCCCGTATTATCCGTGCAGGAAGCGTTCGTTTCCAGCGATAATATCTCAACCGTCCAGCAGCAGCCCTGGGAACTTCAGCAGCCAGACATTACCCCGCCCGGGGAAATCAACACCGAGAATATGACCGGCGCGGTATTCCAGGTTAGGCTGTCGGTGCGGTTCGCGATCGATTCGGCGGAAAAGATGGCCGCCCAATCCTCGACAGGTGCGGAGCGATAAACTCGACGCAAGCTCTTATGACCAGAATCATATTGGATTTGTACCTCGCTCCCACGCTCTGCGTGGGAGCGCATTGCTCAGACGCTCCGCGTCGACGCCCTGGCGGCAGACGATTCGTAGCAATTATTCTGATGGTCTTCGCCGCCGTTTCAGCGCTGGATCGAACAAAACTCCTCCAAGCCGACGATCTGCCTCCCGCCGCGGATGGCGCGTCGAACGCAGCCAATCCCAAGGCATCCAAGCCGCCGTCCTCACTTCCACTTGCCAATCAGGACAAAGCCGCCCCAGAGGCGAAACCGTCTGTGGATGCCGCAGCGCAGAAAAGTCCAGCAAAGTCCTAGGTCCACCGATGATACAGTCTCGATTGCTACCGTCACGGCCAAGCCCGGCATGGATGACGTCGATCATCTTCGTCGCGGCCGCCGCCGTGGCCGACTTGGCCCGCGCCGACGATTCAACCGCCGCCAAATCCAAATCGCGTGAAGTCGCGGTCATTACCGCGGCCGACGAGAGAATCACCGGACCGCTTGCGGATTTTCGTAGCGGCCTGCTCATCGTCGATTCGAAACCCCCGCGATCGATCGATTTGATGGACCTTCAACGCCTCTCCTTCGGTTCCGTGGCCGGGGTTGCCGCGCAGTGGCTCGGCCAGGATCAGCACGATCTGGTCGGCGTCGGCTCAACCGCCTCGGGAAACGGCATCCAGGATATCCACCTTCGCCTGACCGGGCTGCCGGCAGAAAAACAAATCAAGCAACTGCGAGTCCTCCTCCGCTCGCCGCTTTCGGCCTGGCGGCTGGATACGGCCGAGTCGCCCGACTGGCGGCTGGTCGTCGAGCGCTTCGGCAATTCGCCGATGGCCGAAGTGTTTCTCGAGCCCCCCGCCTCCGACGTCTTCAATCAGCAGTTTCAAATCACGCTGACTTACTCCGACGGTTCCACGGAAAAAATCGCCTGCGCCGCCACGACGCACACGAGCGACAAGCTAAAAACGGGGGCCCAAACCGCGGATGCTGAAAAGCAACTGCATTTCAAAGCCGAACTGGGCGCCGGCGACGTCATCGTCGGCAAGCTAGTGCAAATGACGGACGAGAGCCTAACGCTGAAAACGACCTGGCAACCCAATGTGCGAATTCCGCTACTACATGTTCAGGGCTTGCTTTGCGAACCCGCCCTACCGGAAGCGGCCAGCCGCTATCAACAGGCCCTGGTAAAGCCCGGCAGTGAAGATCTCGCGATCGTCGTCGCCAAAGACGGCGGCCTGGCCGAAATTCCTGGCCACTTGAAGCAATGGGAATGCCAACAGCTTCACTTCGTCTACGAGGGCCAAGAGCAGACCATCCAAACCGCGCGTGTGCAGGCCCTGGTTTTGGCCGCTCATCCGCCAGTCCATTCCACGGCCGCCTTTCAGGTCGTTCGCCTGCAAACGGGCGACACTCTGTCGGGTTCATGGGTGGCGGTCAACGACAACAGCATTTCCATGAATAGCCCCTGGGGCGATACGTGGGAAATTCCAATCGAAAGCATTTCGGAAATCGGCACCCGCAACGGCAACCTCGTTCATTTGTCCGATCTCGATCCAGTTTCCGTCGAACAAGTGCCTTATTTCGGCCGCCTTATGCATTATCGCCGCGACCAGTCCTTGGAGGGCAGCCCCTTGAAGATCAAAGGCAAGTTCTATGCCAAGGGCTTGGCGGTCCACTCGCGTTGTCTGCTCGCCTACACACTGGACGGCCAATTTGCCAATTTCAAAACGTTGGTTGGCTTCGATGACGACGCCGGGACTCGCGGCCGTGTCAACTGCCGAGTGCTGGCCGATGGTAAGGAACTCTTCGCCAATCCCGACCTCCGCGCCGACCAGGAACCGCAAACCCTCGACCTTTCCGTCGCCGGAGCCAAGCTTCTAACACTGGAAGTCGATTTCGGCGAAAACGAAGATACAGGCGATCGCGTCATCTGGGCCCAACCGCGCTTGTTCCGCAAATAGAAAACGGAGAGCGAATCATGATTCCGATTTCTCTGCAACGATACCGTCTTGGTTCATTCCTAGCATGCTTACTCGCCAGCGGGTGGTTTCCGCCTCCCACTCTTCTGGCCGAGGATGTCCCGCGCCTTACCATCGCCACGCACCGCTTCGGCGGCGTGCAGTTGATGAGCATCGGCATCGACGGCTCCAATCCCCAGCAGCTCACCAACGATCCGGACGACGCGACCCAGGCCACCTGGTGCCCCGACGGATCGAAGGTCGCCTACGTCGTTGGCCCTCGGCTCCAGGGTAAAATCAAAATCATGGATGCCGACGGGAAAAACGCCCGCGTGCTGTTGAAGGACGCCGCGCCGCAACGAACTCCACAATGGTCCCCCGACGGCAAGCAAATCGCGTTCTCGATGGTCGATAAAAGCAATGGCAATTTCAATATCTTTGTCGTCAACACCGACGGAACGGGGTTGAAGAACCTGACGGACGCCCCCAGGTTTTCCGCCGATCCCGCCTGGTCCCCCGACGGAAAGAAGATTGCCTACGCGTCCGATCGGCCCGGCGCTCGAATCCGCCTCTGGCTGATGAACGCCGACGGCTCCGAACAGACGGACGTTTTGGGCCGCGACCTGTATCATGCCGTCTATCCCGCCTGGTCGGTGGATGGCAAGCAAATCGTTTACGGTTCGTCGGTCGATCCGTCGCAGTGCCAGGTCATGCAGGTCAATTTCGACGGCAAAGGCGACTCGCCGATCACCACGGGCCCCAACCAGTACAGCTATCCGGCCTGGTCTGCGGACGGGCAATATCTGGCCTACGTGTCGGATCCCGGCGCAGAAGCTGGCGATCTGTGCATCTACGACGTGGTCGCTGGCAAGCATCGCGTGGTCCTGAAGGGCGAAGTCTTCCAAGAACTATTTCGCGACGCCCGTCCCTCATGGGTTCCCAAGCAACCTCCAAAGCAATGAAAATGCCCACGCACAATTCGAAGACATTCGGCGGCGCGTTCGCCGCTCGAAATACTGCCGCAGCTTCAATCCTGCCCCTCTTATGCCTCCTGGCCGCCATCGCCGCGGCCCGCGCCGATGACCCACCGCGCCTGGATATTCACGAATGGTCGGTCTGGCTGACAGAGCCCACGCAAAACCAAATCAATGCCCTGGCCGGCTATCCCAGCGCCATGCCCGGATTGGTTGATACGCCGCGCAGCCGCCGCCCCGAGACCGAGGGTCCCAGCGTCTCGCCCCTCAGCCTGATTTCGTTTTCCGGAAAACCCGCCGACGCGGTCAATCTTTCGCTGCGAATGACCAACGGCCGCTTCCTCGCCCATTGGCCGCCGGCCGACGCGAAAAACAACCGCCTGGCATGGAACGATTTGAAGTTGACGGCGCCCGCGGCCGAGGCCCCTTACGGCTTCGTCCCCGACGACCACTGGTTTGCTCGAGCGCGCCAATCGAACAGCCTGCAAGTCCAACGAGGGAGCCGGGTAGAACGCTTCATCGCTTACGATCCGGAACTAAATGTTCCACTGTCGTTGCGCGTCGACGGCGGGCCGGATCGCTACCAGATCATCAATTCGGGCAAGTATTCGCTGAAAGACGTGTTGCTGATCGTGCCTGCATCGAAAGGCCGACGGATCGGCTGGCTCGATGATTTGCCTGCGCCGAAGAATCCCGCTCCCGTCAAGACTCCGCCGGCCGCGACTGGCTCGCCGAATCCCGGCGGTGCGGCGGTGGCCCAGGCGCTCGACGCCGTGAAAGCGGCGACAGCCCAATTGCGCGCCGCCTCCGCTAGGATGCAATCGGGCGCCGATAAGCCCGCCGACGGCAGATTCGTCAAGCTCGTACATGTCGAAACCGGTAAGGCCCTGGGCATCGCTGGCGACTCTGATGAAGATTCTGCCCAAGCTGAATTGGCCCAAGATGAACCGAATGATACGCGCATATGGAAAATCGAAAAAGATGGCGACTTCTTCAAATTGCTCAACCGCAAAAGCGGCAAGGTGCTGGACGTGCAGCGCGAATCGAAATCGGAGGGCGCCGCCGTCATTCAATGGCCCGACAAAGCGGAAGTCGAAAACCAACTTACGCAGGACAACCAGCGGTGGTCCTGGGATGGCAGTGGAGCCGAGCGTCGGCTGACAAATAAGCTGAGCAATCTCGTTCTCGATATCGACGGAACTGGGAAACTGGTCCAGCGCCTCGCCGATCCGGGTGCCAGGCGGCAACTGTGGCGCGTTGTAGAGGTCAAAGAGGGGGTCAAGGATAAGTCGATCGACATCTTGGCCGAAGTGCAAATGAGCACGCCGCTGGGAATAGACCAACTCAACGTGCAAGCGATCACTCCGCTTCGCGACCGGCTCGTTGCCGCCGGCCTAACAGAAAGCGAGACCGACCTCCTCCTTTCCCTGTATAGCAAGTCGTTCTTTCAATCCCGCGAGCCGGTCTTGATCTGCCGATTGCCGCAAGCCACCGTCGACGAATGGCTCCCGCTGGAAGTCGATCTCGGCACCGCGAAAATCACCCGCGTCGCGCTGGTCCTGTGTTTCAAAGTTGACCCGCTGATTCGCGACCAGGTCCAACAGCTTATCGAGCAATTGGGCGACGACGACTATGCCAACCGCGAACAGGCCGAGCGAAAACTCCGCGACCTGGGACGGATGGCCATCCCCGCCCTCAAGGAAGCCGTCAATAGCCCAGACCCCGAACGAGTCATGCGCGCCGAGCGCCTCCTCCTCTGCCAAAACGAGCGCCTGGACGGAAAATAACAAACCCGCCTCGCCGACGAAATACGTCGAGTTCCTTCCTAACGCTGACAGTGTTCCAAAACCTTATGCCGTGGTAGTCCGCAAAGGCGAAATGCTGTAACGGTTCCCAGTTTGGCGCGCTGGCGACTAATGTGCTCCCTTCGGGATCGGTCATCCCCGTGTGGTGATATCCACCCACTCGCCGCACCGGATAGCCTCGCCGCTCCAGCTTCTCGATCGCGCGTTCGCAGGGCGCAGTGATGAAGCTGGAGAAGAGCACTAGAATGACGCACCGCCGCGGGTCCATCGGGTGGTTGGAGGGGCGCGGCGCCCTTGGCCGCTGCGGCCGCTCGGGGGGCTCTGAGATCAAATCTCGCTCTCGATCACGACAGCAGAGATACTAGGAATCTACTGACGGCCCGTGTCGCTTGCAAGCGCGCAGTCTTAGTGGTCAGAGTGGGATAATAAGGGCCGACTTTTGAGCACAAAGGGAGGATTCCTTGCGCCAAAGGGATGCGATATTGGTCCGGACCAGTCCCGTGTTTAAGACCGACGCGGCAAAATGCCGCTGGCAGGCGCGCTCATGAGGACGCTTCTGTTTGGGTGTCAAGAGCGTGCAATGGGCTGCTTCCATCCTGCTTCGGCCGACACCTCGACGCGGCGAGCTTATTCGGCAAATCTACTTCGGTGAAATCGACCGGCTTGATTTCTACTTACGCCTTGGATGCTCCGGTCCGCCCGACCGACGTAGTTTCGCAACCGCGGTCGATCCGACCGACGCGGCTAATCGTCTCGCATTCCCGAACGCGTTTTCAGGCAGCGATCGTGGCTAAATCGCGGCGGCAATCCACTTCAGCCTGATTGCCTCGTGCCTGCGCAACAACGTCGAACCGTTCGCCTATCTCCGCGACCTGCTCACGCGCCTGCCGGCTCTCCTGCCGGGCGCCACGCGCGACGACCTTTGCTCCCTGTTCCCCGACCGCTGGCAGCCGGCCAAATAAATCCGCTCGCAATGCCAGCCGTTGCGCAATTCAGCAAACGGGTTCCACCGGACGCTCACGAAATAGACGCTCCCAAGGCTTGAGCCCAACCCGATTCAGAATCCGCATGAACTGTGTCCGCAGGTTCTGTGTATTCGTCGTTCGACCCGAATTGAGAAATTGAAAACGCCTGCCATCGATGGGAATTTCATGGACTTCCACGATGGCTCCGACTACAAATGGGTTAGTTCGACTGGGCGGGGTGCGTTCGCGGGTGAATCAACTTTTAGGTTGGGAGGTCGCTAATGAAGAAACGATCGCAATTGCAGCAGGGCACGAACCTCGCAGATCAACTCGACACTTATTCGGCGTCGGTGCGAGCCAACCAGACTGCAGGTTGGTGGAGCAAGCGGATCCAACGCTGGACTCCCTATGCGGCCGCAGTTGGCTCGGGCCTCGCCCTGACCACCGCGTTGGACGCTGCCATCATCTATAGCGGACCGGACAGCACGCAGGTTACGGCAGGGGGCAACGGGACGTTTGGCGCCAATGTCTACATTGGTGGGCGGACGTTTCGCCTTGTTGTTGAGCACCAGTCCAGTCTATTTTCGCATAAAGGGGTCGCCAGCTTTCGTCGCGGAAATGGTGATAGCGTTCTTTCTCATGCGGGGGTTGGCTTGAAGCGTCTCTCCCAGGGTGCGGTCATCTCCAATGGCGCGGGCGGTAGCACGGCCGGTTGGGGTGGCGATTTTGCCAAGCTCGCTTACCGACGTTCCGCATTCGGTAATCCTTCTCCTCCGGGAGGCACCTGGGAGGCGGGCCAATCGGGGTTCGCGGGGATTAGGCTCAACACCGCGCATGGCCAAACTGACTATGGCTGGATCCGGTTGGAGTGGCTGGCCGACACGCATGGCGACCCAGTCACGTTGAAAGACGACTGGGCCTACGACGATAGCGGGGCCCCGATCGCCGCCGGCGCCGGGGCCGCCGTCCCCGAGCCGAGCAGTCTCGCGCTGGTATTGCTCGCGGCCGGCTCGGCGGGCGTGCTGGCCTGGCGGAAACGCCACCGAACGGCAGCCCCCGCTTCATCAGCCGCCGGCTGAAGAAACGCCATCGATGACCAAAAAGGCAACCGATCCCTGGTTCCGGCCGCCCGACGCCAGCGTGGATCGACGATGGTTTCTCAAAAGCATTGTGGCCGCAACCTTCCTAGCCGGCTGCGACCGTGCCACGCCTCGTCCCGACGCCAACTCTCCGCCGGGACCAGCGCTATTCCGCGACGCCGCCGAGGATACCGGCCTCATCTTCCGTCACGAAAATGGCATGTCGGGGGCGATGTACATGCCTGAAGTGATCGGCTCCGGCGTCGCCCTGTTCGATTACAACAACGACGGCAAGCTCGACGTGTTCGTCGTGCAGGGGGGCGTCCTGAAGCCCGGCGCGAAGCCCGAACCGAAAAAGGGCCCAACGCACAAGCTGTTCCGCAACGACATGGAAATCCTGCCCGACGGCAGCCGCGTCCTTAAGTTTACCGATGTAACCGAGGAGGCCGGGCTGAATTTTGCCGACTACGGGATGGGCGTGGTCGCCGGCGACTACGACGGCGACGGCTTCATCGATCTGTACGTCACCTGCCTGGGCCGCAACCGGTTGCTGCACAACAACGGCGATGGCACCTTCACCGACGTCACCGAAACCGCGGGCGTCGGCGGCGACGGCTGGAACACCAGTGCCGCCTGGGTCGATTTCGACCGCGATGGCCGGCTCGACCTGTTCGTCTGCCGCTACCTGCAGTGGACTTTCGACCGCCACAGGATGTGCCAGAACCCGGCGAGCGGCAACGACTACTGCGGCCCGAGATCGTTCGAACCGGCCCGATCGCGCCTGTATCGCAACTTGGGCAACGGCCGGTTCGAAGAAATATCGATCTCGTCCAGGATCGCGAGCAAAGCCGGCGCGGCGCTGGGTGTGGTCTGCGCCGACTTCAACGGCGACGGTTGGCCGGACCTGCTGGTGGCTAACGATGGGATGGAAAACCACCTCTGGATCAACCAGAAGGACGGCACGTTCAAGGAAGAGGCGCTGGCCCGGGGCTGCGCCCTTGATTGCGGCGGCGACGCCGAGGCCAACATGGGAGTCATCGCCGCCGACTTCCACAACAGCGGCCGGGACGACCTGTTCATCACCCATCTGATCACCGAGCACGCCACCTTCTATCGGAATCTGGGCGGAGGGCAGTTCGAGGACCAGACGACGCGCCTGGGACTGGATGCGGCAACCCGTGCCTTCACCGGCTTTGGCGCCTGTGCCATCGATTACGACAACGACGGCCGCCTAGACATTTTCGCCGCCAACGGGGCGGTGAAGGTGCTCGATGCCCAGGTAAAGGCTGGCTTCCAACCCCCGTTGCGCCAGCGCTGTCAGTTGTTCCACAACGATGGTGGGCCCAAGCTGCGTTTCGCCGAAGTCACCGAAGGCGCCTTCCTGAAGGTGGAGGACGTCGGACGCGGCGTGGCCTGCGGCGATTTCCGTAACAACGGCGCCGTTGACCTGGTGGTGGCCAACAACAACGGACCGCTGCGCTTGCTGCTCAACCAAGTCAGGCAAAAGAACCACTGGCTCGGCCTGCGTCTCGTGGACGGCCCCGTCGGGCGGCGCTTCGATGTGTTGGGAGCGGTGGCGACGCTGGAGCGGAGCGGCCAGCCATCGCTGCGACGGCGCTGTGCCACGGACGGCAGCTACCTGTCATCCAGCGATCCACGCGTGGTGTTCGGCCTGGACAATTCCGCGGCCTTCGACTGCGTCCGCGTGCTTTGGCCGGATGGATCGACGGAGGCGTGGCGGGGTCTGGCGGCGGACCAATATCACGAGCTGGCAAAGGGAACGGGGCGGAAAGAACAAGCGTAGCCGTCACGCGTCCGCGTGACGATTCTACTGCCAGGCATGCACCATGAAACGACTGGCCAAAATCATCATCGCACGCGCCCCGGACTTCCTGCTGGTAGCGATACTGCTCTTTTGCGGCGTGTTGCTCGTCCGCAAATGGCTGCCCCGATCTGTCGTGGCGAAAGGCCCGGACCTGACATTTGTGGATCATCCCGCCACCGACGGTATGGAGCCGATTGTCCGCGACCAGATCCATGTGGCCCGTGCAAAGTGCGACGAATTGACGGCGACGAACGCCACGCGCCGAGAGCGCGGCCGCGCCTGGGGCGAGCTGGGCAAGGTCTACTTAACCTACTCCCATTCCCGGCCGGCGGCGGGGTGTTTCCAGAACGCCCAGGCGCTCGACCCCGATGAGTTCCGCTGGAGCTACCTACTGGCCCACGCCCTGGAGCGCGACGGCACGATCGACGAAGCCGCGGGGGCGATGCAGCGTGCACTGAAAGTGTTGCAGACCGATGCCGCCGCTACGCCGCAAGACCAACTCGCCGGCGTGTGCTTCCTCGGTGACATGATGGTGCGGCTGAACCGCCCCATCGATGCCCGGCGCACTTTTGAAGCAGCGCTAGCGGCACATCCAAAGTGCGCCTTTGTCCTCGTCAACCTTGGCCAGTTGGCCACAGAAGCCGGTGAGCCTGAAGCGGCCGTGGGTTATTTCCAGCGTGCCCTAGAGGTGTTGCCCGGCCGAGCAGAGGTACGCCGCCTGCTGGCCGCAGCTTACCGGCGCCAGGGCGATGTGGCGAAAGCCGCCGAGTACGCCACGCCGGGCGGTGCAATGCCCGCTCCGGTGCAATACCCCGACCCGCTGCTCGCCGCGGTCACCGAACTGGACCGCAGCGCAAAGCGACAGAATCGCCTGGGTGTCGAGCATTCCAGCGCGGGCCGCAATCAGCAGGCGGCGCTATGCTTCGCCCGCGCTTTGCAGGCGGATCCAGAAAACACGGCCGCGCACGGCAATCTCGGCATTGCCTTGTTGAAGCTGGGCCGGATCGAAGAAGCCGTCCAGCATCTAGAAGAAGCACGCCGTAGAAATCCGCAAAGCGAGGAATTCCGGTCAGGCTTGATCCTGGCTCACGTTCGCCAGCCGGGCGCACAACAAATCGCAATCGACGACGCCCTGGCCTGGCGCAAGGAGCAGCCCCGAAACCTCCAGGCGCTTAATATTCTCGCGCAAGTTTACTTCGAGATACAACGGTATCTTGAGACTCTGAACATTAGCGGGGAAGCAGTCCGGATCGACCCGGCCCAGCCGTCGCCGTTTCTGGAGCAGGCCAGGGCGCTGGCCGCGCTGGGTCGCCACGCCGAGGCCCGCGACCGGCTCGAACAGGCTGTCAAGACGTTCCCCGACGATGAAACAGTCCGGCACACGCTGGCGCGTTTCCTCGTCGCCTGCCCAGACGACAAGCAACGCGACGCCGCCCGTGGATTGAAGCTGAGCCAGGAGCTGTTTGCCGGTCTTGGTGAGGTAGTCATCGGCGAAACGCTTGCCCTGGCACTGGCCGAAAACGGGCAATTCGACGAGGCCGTGAAGCGCCAACGCTGGGCTGTCCAGACCTGCGGCGATCAGGCGGGACCGGCCTTGCGCCAGCGGCTCGAACGGGAACTGAAGTGCCTGGAAGCGAGGCAGCCGTATCGCGAACCCTGGCCGTTCTGCAACAAGTGAGCGTGTTGAGAGAAGCTTCGGGAAATCTGCATGGCCCGACGTGAGAAAGTCCTGCTCGTCGGCTGGGATGCGGCCGACTGGAAAGTCATCAATCCGCTGATGGACGCCGGTAAAATGCCGAACGTCCAGCGGCTGGTCGATAACGGCAGCATGGGGCAAATCGCCACACTTCACCCGCCGCTGTCGCCGATGCTGTGGACGTCCATCGCCACAGGCAAGCGGCCGTTCAAGCACGGGATCCACGGTTTTAGCGAGCCCACTGCCGACGGCCTCGGCATCCAGCCGGTTACCAACCTGTCGCGGAAGTGCAAGGCGGTCTGGAATATTCTCAATCAGAACGGATTGCGTAGCGTGGTCATCGGTTGGTGGCCCAGCCACCCGGCCGAGCCGATCAACGGCGTGATGGTGTCCGACCATTACCACCGTGCGCACGGCCCGCTCGACAAGGGCTGGCCACTCTTGCCCAGGTCCGTTCATCCGCCCGAGCTGCACGATACATTAGCCGAGTTGCGCTTCCACCCCAACGAGCTGGCGCCGTCGATGATCGAGCCGTTCGTCCCAAAGGCCGAGGAGATCGACCAGGACAAGGATAAACGCCTGGCTGGCTGCATGCGCACCCTGTGCGAGTGCGTGAGCATCCACTCAGCCGCTACGTACCTGATCGAGCACGAACCTTGGGACTTCTTCGCCGTCTACTACGATGCCATCGACCACTTCTGTCATGGCTTCATGAAGTACCACCCGCCGCGGCAGGAGTTCATCCCTGAGGCGGATTTCGAACTGTACCACAACGTGGTGTCGATGGCCTACCAGTTCCACGACCAGATGCTGGGCACACTGCTCAATAAAGCCGGCGAGGATATGAACGTGATCCTCATGTCCGATCACGGCTTCCACCCAGACCACCTGCGGCCCAAGATGATACCCAGCATCCCTGCGGGGCCAGCCATCGAGCACCGCGATTTCGGTATCTTGGCGATGCGGGGGCCGGGCATCAAGAAGGACGAGCTGCTGCACGGGCCGAGCGTCATCGACATCACGCCGACGATCCTGACGCTCTACGGCCTGCCCGTGGGCGCCGACATGGATGGCAAGGTGCTGGTAAGCGCGTTCGAGAAGCCGCTGGACGTGCAAACGATCCCGACTTGGGAAGAAGTGCCGGGCGCCGACGGCCGCCATCCACCGCACACGCGACTCGATCCGCAGGCCGCCCGCGAATCGCTGGCACAGCTTGTGGCGCTTGGCTACATCGCCAGGCCGGATGAGAATCGCGAGAAGGCCGTCGCCGATACCATCGCCGAACTACGTTACAATCTCTCCGAGGCCTACCAGGACGACGACCAACACGCCGAAGCGCTGGAGATTCTGCGCGAGTTGCATCGGGCCGACCCGGACGAGCAACGCTATGCGGTCCACCGCTTCGTTTCTTGCCAGGCGCTGGGACTGTTGGACGAAATGTCAGAGATAGTGGCGGACCTCGATGGTCGGCGGCGCGGCGTTTATGAGCAGGCGCGAGTAGGCTTGACGGAACTTTCGGAACTGGTCCGCAAGCGGATGAAAGAGCGCAAATTGAAGCAGGAACTTGCGGCGACCGAGGCGCCGTCAGACGCCAAGCCCGAAGAACCGGACCAGCCCGACGAAACCGGCGTGGAAGCATCCGGCGAGGCCGAGAAGACCGAAGCCGCGCTGCTAAGCCCTGAAGAACGACAAGCGTTGGGCCGCTGGCGGAACTTGGCGCGGTTCGATCCGCCGGTGGTCGATTACCTCAAGGCTCAAGTCCGGGCGATGGAGGGCCGGCCAGCCGAGGCGCTGAAGCTGCTCGAGCGCGTCCAGGAAGCGCACCTGGCCCGGCCGGGGCTGTTCTTGCAGACGGCGGACCTCTATTTGAAGCTTGGTCGTTGGGAAGAGGCTGAGCAGACCTATGCCAAGGCCCTGAGCGTCGATCCGGATAACCCCCATGCCCA comes from the Pirellulales bacterium genome and includes:
- a CDS encoding alkaline phosphatase family protein, which produces MARREKVLLVGWDAADWKVINPLMDAGKMPNVQRLVDNGSMGQIATLHPPLSPMLWTSIATGKRPFKHGIHGFSEPTADGLGIQPVTNLSRKCKAVWNILNQNGLRSVVIGWWPSHPAEPINGVMVSDHYHRAHGPLDKGWPLLPRSVHPPELHDTLAELRFHPNELAPSMIEPFVPKAEEIDQDKDKRLAGCMRTLCECVSIHSAATYLIEHEPWDFFAVYYDAIDHFCHGFMKYHPPRQEFIPEADFELYHNVVSMAYQFHDQMLGTLLNKAGEDMNVILMSDHGFHPDHLRPKMIPSIPAGPAIEHRDFGILAMRGPGIKKDELLHGPSVIDITPTILTLYGLPVGADMDGKVLVSAFEKPLDVQTIPTWEEVPGADGRHPPHTRLDPQAARESLAQLVALGYIARPDENREKAVADTIAELRYNLSEAYQDDDQHAEALEILRELHRADPDEQRYAVHRFVSCQALGLLDEMSEIVADLDGRRRGVYEQARVGLTELSELVRKRMKERKLKQELAATEAPSDAKPEEPDQPDETGVEASGEAEKTEAALLSPEERQALGRWRNLARFDPPVVDYLKAQVRAMEGRPAEALKLLERVQEAHLARPGLFLQTADLYLKLGRWEEAEQTYAKALSVDPDNPHAHVGMSRMALRRGDYARAAQSALDALQRMYHYPVAHFLLGEALIRLREWSRAAEAFRGALSLNPNFPQAHRRLAGIARRSGDSAAAAEHLRLFEELKAAGKNEQPAEAETGQPTANESKSAEFAETEALPVAQPSAQPAADLTETIVVVTGLPRSGTSMIMQMLAAGGLPVLSDGRRTADVDNPLGYFEYEPVKHLHESADWLTDARGHAVKIVAPLLRYLPHDRDYRIVFIERNVEEVLASQAEMLTRRGEIIDDTPARRSRLKESCVRQVQSLKTTLLQRPRMRTLFLNHAEVLRDPNAVADSLNLFLGGKLNATAMAAKVKPLLHRQRAAETTAPSP